Within the Gordonia westfalica genome, the region TGGTAGCGACCGGTGAACTCCTTGGTCCGCTCGATCGCGTGCACGTCCTTGGGTTCTTCGACGACGCAGATCTTGGTGGCGTCACGACGGGAGTCGGAGCAGATCCGGCACAGGCGATTCGCCGACACGTTGCCGCATTCGGCGCAGAACACGACGTCGTCGCGGACACGCCCGAGTGCGGCGATCAGCCGGTCGATGTCGGACTTCTCCCCGGCGAGCAGGTGGAATGCGATCCGCTGTGCACCTTTCGGACCGAGCCCCGGCTGCTTGGCCAGCTCGTCGATCAGATCCTGGATCGGTCCTTCATACATCGCGTGCCCGGGTTCTCTGGTGTCGTGGAAAGGATCGCGCGGCGGGCGCGATCAGCCGCCGAGCCCGGGGATGCCGCCGCCCAGACCGCCGGCCAGCGGGCCCATCTTC harbors:
- the recR gene encoding recombination mediator RecR encodes the protein MYEGPIQDLIDELAKQPGLGPKGAQRIAFHLLAGEKSDIDRLIAALGRVRDDVVFCAECGNVSANRLCRICSDSRRDATKICVVEEPKDVHAIERTKEFTGRYHVLGGALDPLSGIGPDQLRIRELLRRLANQDDGVDVSEVIVATDPNTEGEATATYLQRMLKDFPGLSVTRLASGLPMGGDIEFADELTLGRALSGRRILA